A portion of the Rhodanobacter sp. AS-Z3 genome contains these proteins:
- a CDS encoding NAD-dependent epimerase/dehydratase family protein yields MTGRNGFTGRYVAAELEAAGYDVVGLSDRPEPSGSESVAVNLLDREAVAKAVAEIKPEVVLHLAAISFVAHGDVDEIYRVNVVGTRNLLDALAQLAKKPRIVVLASSANVYGNAEVEPITEETPPAPANDYAVSKLAMEYMARLWADRLPIVITRPFNYTGVGQSEQFLIPKIVSHFRRGARTIELGNTDVIRDFSDVRDVAKAYGSIVLALPLGGTLNICSGMGHSLADILKMMAEIAGYRIEVQVNQAFVRNNDVARLVGFNGRLRAVTGFLPTKPMRETLAWMYTGQ; encoded by the coding sequence TTGACCGGTCGCAATGGGTTTACCGGCAGGTATGTCGCCGCCGAACTCGAGGCGGCCGGCTATGACGTGGTCGGCCTGAGCGACAGGCCTGAGCCATCGGGGTCCGAGTCGGTAGCCGTTAACCTGCTCGACCGTGAGGCGGTTGCGAAGGCTGTCGCCGAGATCAAGCCGGAAGTAGTGCTGCATCTGGCGGCCATCTCGTTCGTTGCCCATGGCGACGTCGATGAGATCTACCGTGTCAATGTGGTGGGCACCCGCAATCTTCTCGATGCACTGGCGCAGCTTGCAAAGAAGCCACGGATCGTGGTGCTGGCCAGCAGCGCCAACGTTTACGGCAACGCCGAGGTCGAGCCGATCACAGAAGAAACGCCACCGGCACCGGCGAATGACTATGCGGTGAGTAAGCTGGCGATGGAGTATATGGCGCGGCTGTGGGCGGATCGGCTGCCGATCGTGATCACGCGACCCTTCAACTACACCGGCGTGGGCCAATCCGAGCAGTTTCTGATCCCCAAGATCGTCAGTCACTTTCGGCGCGGCGCGCGGACAATCGAACTGGGCAATACGGACGTGATCCGCGATTTCTCCGACGTGCGTGATGTAGCCAAGGCCTATGGGTCGATCGTCCTGGCATTGCCTCTCGGTGGCACATTGAACATCTGTTCCGGCATGGGCCATTCGCTTGCCGACATACTGAAGATGATGGCGGAAATTGCGGGCTATCGGATCGAGGTTCAGGTCAACCAGGCGTTCGTGCGAAATAACGATGTCGCGAGGTTGGTTGGCTTCAACGGGAGGCTTCGAGCGGTGACCGGGTTCCTGCCGACAAAGCCAATGCGAGAGACCCTCGCTTGGATGTACACCGGCCAGTGA
- the gmd gene encoding GDP-mannose 4,6-dehydratase, translated as MKTALITGITGQDGAYLAQLLLEKGYQVYGTYRRTSSVNFWRIEELGIDQHPNLSLMEYDLTDLGSSIRLLESTEVSEVYNLAAQSFVGVSFDQPITTGHITGIGAVHMLEAIRTVNRKIRFYQASTSEMFGKVQAVPQIETTPFYPRSPYGVAKLYAHWMTVNYRESYDIFGSSGILFNHESPLRGREFVTRKITDAVAKIKLGKLDILELGNLDAKRDWGYAKEYVEGMWRMLQADEPDTYVLATNRTETVRDFVSMAFKAAGITIEWRGSGEDERGVDAGNGRELVRINPRFYRPTEVELLIGDASKAREKLGWEAKTTLEELCQMMVIADIARNERGASF; from the coding sequence CCTATCGCCGCACCAGCTCGGTGAACTTCTGGCGCATTGAGGAGCTCGGCATCGACCAGCATCCCAACCTGTCGTTGATGGAGTATGACCTTACCGATCTCGGATCAAGTATTCGCCTGCTGGAAAGCACTGAGGTGTCGGAGGTATACAACCTTGCTGCTCAGAGTTTCGTCGGTGTGTCGTTCGACCAGCCGATCACTACGGGCCACATCACAGGCATTGGCGCCGTGCATATGCTCGAGGCGATTCGCACAGTGAACCGCAAGATTCGGTTCTACCAAGCGTCGACTTCGGAGATGTTCGGCAAGGTGCAAGCCGTGCCGCAGATCGAGACCACGCCGTTCTACCCGCGCAGTCCTTACGGAGTGGCCAAGCTCTATGCACACTGGATGACGGTGAACTACCGCGAGTCCTACGACATATTCGGCAGCAGTGGCATCCTGTTCAATCACGAATCGCCGTTGCGTGGCCGTGAATTCGTCACGCGCAAGATCACCGACGCGGTGGCAAAGATCAAGCTGGGCAAGCTAGACATACTCGAGTTGGGCAACCTCGACGCCAAGCGTGACTGGGGCTACGCCAAGGAATACGTCGAGGGTATGTGGCGGATGTTGCAGGCCGACGAGCCGGATACCTACGTGCTTGCCACGAACCGCACCGAGACCGTACGCGATTTCGTCAGCATGGCGTTCAAGGCCGCTGGTATCACGATCGAATGGCGCGGTAGCGGTGAGGATGAGCGCGGGGTCGACGCAGGCAACGGGCGTGAGTTGGTGCGCATCAATCCACGTTTCTACCGTCCGACCGAAGTCGAGCTGTTGATTGGCGACGCCTCCAAGGCGCGAGAAAAGCTGGGTTGGGAGGCGAAGACCACGTTGGAGGAGCTGTGTCAGATGATGGTCATTGCCGACATTGCTCGCAACGAGCGCGGGGCGTCGTTCTGA